A genome region from Lytechinus pictus isolate F3 Inbred chromosome 16, Lp3.0, whole genome shotgun sequence includes the following:
- the LOC129279164 gene encoding sodium/potassium/calcium exchanger 3-like — translation MGPTADGYVGRSLLANVSSGGHHKPPWEKCDYESVNLPVLWVVLYAVFVIILFIAIAIICDDFFVPSLEVISETLNLSEDVAGATFMAAGSSAPELFTSVIGVAFQSDVGVGTIVGSAVFNILIIIALTAALAGQVLNLDWRPLIRDSFFYGMSLVCFIVFCWDTEFTWWEALILLTLYIIYLVLMKVNPTIMEKTKHITCGGFCRNEVAPLDAEAGEAGGEAPVQTVTDGPENTGQNGTANGTPLPRKLPPIQTSNPTDEDRKISVLSNQSLAVPGNKHIFHHVKHGELSSNFTSSSYDLKKLARDTDSRLGSVSRPNSAHSTALSSRPDSKASFVNINYNRNNVAMNGDVNANNNNIPMVTKTNGSVVPTVVANDGRPNVHDDLVVGDVESLGGDSQGDFGSQTQLLSVPKGNAIPRDNDSGIHSAHGTTPVVPVDPSSDPSCDPSYDSSDPKRRQSLVDGLHHHHHHHEHHHDGEHKPHDTQGEKEGEEDNKSEGSEEEPTLRPFPCLPAINMYYPDREIMDSTCGCLRYGLKWLLFVISFPFMCAFSWTIPNCSVPHLRKWYVASFILSIVWIAALSFGMVTLVAKMGCILKISDYTMGLVIVAVGTSVPDALSSILVARDGYGDMAVSNAIGSNVFDINLGIGLPYLIRIAINGGTNIALLNAEDQLRFDNGEFGPIPPHAKFGFILLLILLLTIVAFTAVRFRLNAVIGISFALMYVLFMVYAFVQEIVCDGGC, via the exons ATGGTTACGTGGGTAGAAGTTTATTGGCCAATGTAAGCAGCGGTGGTCATCACAAACCTCCTTGGGAAAAATGCGATTACGAATCAGTAAATTTACCAGTTCTCTGGGTGGTGCTCTACGCTGTTTTTgtcatcattttatttataG CAATTGCAATCATCTGTGATGACTTCTTTGTGCCTTCGCTGGAGGTGATCTCGGAGACCCTCAACCTGTCGGAAGACGTCGCTGGAGCCACCTTCATGGCGGCAGGATCCTCGGCCCCCGAGCTTTTCACATCGGTCATCGGTGTCGCCTTCCAAAGCGACGTCGGTGTCGGCACCATCGTGGGCTCGGCCGTGTTCAACATTCTTATCATCATTGCACTTACCGCTGCTCTTGCTGGCCAG GTTCTCAACTTAGACTGGCGCCCTCTCATCCGTGACAGTTTCTTCTACGGCATGTCCTTGGTGTGTTTCATCGTCTTCTGTTGGGACACGGAGTTCACCTGGTGGGAGGCACTTATCCTCCTCACCCTCTACATCATCTATCTCGTTCTGATGAAGGTTAACCCCACCATCATGGAGAAGACCAAGCACATCACGTG CGGTGGATTCTGTCGCAACGAGGTAGCACCTCTGGATGCCGAGGCCGGAGAGGCGGGTGGAGAAGCCCCGGTCCAGACCGTCACCGATGGGCCTGAAAACACTGGGCAAAATGGTACTGCCAACGGCACACCCTTGCCGCGAAAGCTTCCACCTATTCAGACATCAAACCCAACAGATGAG GACCGGAAGATATCTGTCTTGTCCAACCAGTCATTGGCCGTGCCAGGAAACAAGCATATATTCCATCACGTCAAACATGGAGAACTCTCTTCTAACTTT ACTTCGTCGAGTTACGATCTAAAAAAACTCGCCAGAGATACGGACAGTCGTTTAGGGTCTGTATCAAGACCAAACAGTGCTCACTCAACAGCGCTGAGCTCTCGGCCGGATTCCAAGGCCTCCTTTGTAAATATAAACTATAACAGAAATAATGTAGCTATGAACGGCGATGTGAACGCCAATAACAACAACATCCCCATGGTCACAAAGACCAATGGAAGCGTCGTTCCGACGGTCGTCGCCAATGACGGGCGACCGAACGTCCATGACGACTTAGTGGTGGGCGACGTCGAGAGTCTTGGCGGCGATAGCCAGGGCGACTTCGGCAGCCAGACGCAGTTGCTCAGTGTACCCAAAGGCAATGCGATCCCGCGCGATAACGATTCGGGGATCCACAGCGCACACGGAACCACCCCTGTTGTTCCTGTCGACCCTTCCTCTGACCCTTCCTGTGATCCCTCTTATGATTCTTCCGACCCAAAGAGAAGACAATCACTGGTGGACGGccttcaccatcaccatcatcaccatgagCATCACCATGACGGGGAACACAAGCCACACGACACTCAA GGGGAGAAGGAAGGAGAAGAGGACAATAAATCGGAAGGCTCTGAGGAGGAACCGACCCTTCGTCCCTTCCCTTGCCTGCCAGCCATCAACATGTACTACCCTGACAGGGAGATCATGGACAGCACTTGCGGTTGCCTCCGCTACGGACTTAAATGGCTCCTCTTCGTGATCAGTTTTCCATTCATGTGTGCCTTCTCGTGGACCATCCCAAACTGCAGTGTTCCGCATCTCAG GAAGTGGTATGTGGCCTCCTTCATCCTCTCAATCGTATGGATCGCAGCACTCAGCTTCGGGATGGTCACCCTGGTCGCCAAGATGGGGTGTATTCTCAAGATCAGTGATTACACCATGGGCCTCGTCATTGTCGCTGTCGGCACCAGCGTACCG GATGCCTTGAGTTCCATCCTCGTGGCCCGCGACGGTTACGGCGACATGGCCGTCTCCAACGCCATCGGCTCAAATGTCTTCGACATCAACCTCGGAATCGGACTGCCCTACCTCATCCGAATCGCCATCAACGGCGGAACCAACATCGCCCTCCTCAATGCCGAAGACCAG TTGCGTTTCGATAACGGTGAGTTCGGCCCCATTCCCCCGCACGCCAAATTCGgattcatcctcctcctcattctaCTTCTCACCATCGTGGCTTTCACCGCCGTCCGGTTCCGCCTCAACGCCGTCATCGGCATCTCATTCGCCCTGATGTACGTTCTCTTCATGGTATACGCCTTTGTACAGGAGATCGTCTGCGATGGCGGGTGCTAA